The window TGAAATCATTGGGTTTAAACAAGAAGCAACAAAGGAATTAAATTAAGGACAATAACAACTAGTGCAATGTTTCTTAAATCTAACATGTGGGTGGAAACCTAACTGCCCCAAAGCTCCTGCTAGTTTCCCCCACCTCTccattgtatatatatttttttattaattatatttatGTAAGTCCTTTATGTTTATGTTGGGTTGCCCATAAATTGAAAGAAATGTGCAGATCTATCAAGGGGGGAAAAAATCTCTGCAATCTGCACAGTGGAATACTCACAATGTGTTTTCTTTGATTTCGTGCTTTTGGTGGATGAACAAATTATAAAAAGAGGGTGAAAGTGTGCAAGGATTAACTCTTGCACAACCAAACAGACATGGCCAATGAGAATTTCCGCACAGTACGATTTGGAGTCGATTGGTGGATTAGTGGATATCAGCACTTAACAGATTAATTTATGGAAATAGCAACAAAGGTGGTATCAGTCAGAAACAATTGTCATGATTCAAGAAGTCGTAATGATGGAGATAATGATAGTAACATATAATACTAGTATGATGTTcctttatttgttttcattttctctggTTTCCTTATTATCTTGCAACAAAAAACAGCAAATCTCTTATTGTCATCTACAAAATTAAAATGGTTCGGCAAGTCCAAAGTAATAATGCTTAATTTACCAACTTGTCACTCCATCCGAGGATCAATATATGGTTCATCTCAATGACTTCACTTTTCCCCTTTCGCAGTGAATCGACCTTCGCTGAGATTGCATCAGAGACAAGGCCGAGCATCATTGCAAAGATCAGCATGCCTCCAGAACTAATAGAAACAGAGACAATCCTTGGACCAATGCCAACCCTATTGACATGACTTCCCGAGTCCGCAACAAAAGTCCATGAAAGCCAAAGAGCCTCAGAAAGGCTGCATTCACCTACAGCATACAATGCCAATCCCCCAACCCCAATAAGAAGTACAATCGCAAAAAGAAGCGCTAACAACTTTGCATATGGATAGACAGAGAAAAACACGTCCACCCTGTATGCAATTCTCTTCTTCAAGGGAACCTCCTCGCAATTCTTTGACCTCCTTGTGGTAGTCATTAGTCGGGGAAGATGGTcaatatatttcaaaaaaatgaatGGTGTCATGAGCATTAAGACAACGGTATACAAAGCAACAGTTCTACCGCCACCACTACCAGAATATGAAAATGAGCTACAAACTTGAGGCTGCAAAATTCTTGTGTTGTCAGGACCAACAACACTGTTCCCAGTACAAAGTCTACTAATCTCTCCCTGCAAGAAAATTGAAGGCAAAAATCAAAGTCACACACGGTTCGAACCCTTAGCTCTTCAAATCCTTAAAAGCCATCGAAATGCAAAAATTCGGATTGGTTGTAGATGTACAGAGAATACCTGGAGGTCTGCGATTTGGATTCGCAGAGAAACTGTATATAAAAcagtcacaatacaaatgacTATGACCTGCAACATAAAACCATAGACGAATCAATAAACAAGCTTAAGCTTATACAAGAGCATCAAATGCACAAAGTTCAAGTATTGCGGAAGTCCATCCTATCTCAAATTTTCAACTTACCAAACGAAAGACCAAGGAGCTGTTAATATGACGAGTGCTTCTGTCAAGACATGTAGTAAATGGggaagaagcagaagcagaagaagaagacgacttTGGAGTCTGAACCAGCTTCGGCTTCATCTCATCTGAAACCCGATCAGCTACTTCGATGCTTCCCGCATCTGAGCTCCATGGAAACCAGCCGCGATGAGCAGGCAAAGTATGTGATTCAAGGTTCAGTCCATTTCGACCTGAAATTCTGCCCCTTCGTCTATCCAACGAATCACCGAAAATCGAATTTCCTGAGAAAAAGATTCGATCTGCCGAAGAAGAATTGTCTGAGAAGAGACCGACAGAAGGAGAGACATCGGAGCTTGAATCTCCATCACTCCTAGGCATTGTGCGGAAGAGTAAGAAAACAAAGCTTGATGAACCTTGGAAGAAGCGTCTGATTTGaaaactaagaagaagaaaactccaTTAGAGAGAGTgattaaaagaaaaggataaaaaattaggGTTGGAAGCTCATCtttagagaagaaggagaagctgAAACTGGTTTTTGTAGTTATCTATCGTTAATCGTTTCAGTGAAGTGAAAAAACTGAAAACTTTAAGCGAGAGAGATTCTCAGACAAAAGCGGGGAGAGAATGAGAGACTAATTGATGTGTTTTTAAGTGGGGGATGCGTGGGATCCAGCGAGTCTCTGTTTCAAAGGATTAAAAAAACCCACGTGGGTTAATGACGTGGACTCTCGTGAGTCGTGATCAGTGGTGTGTTCTGTGCAGCCAACGTCTCTTTTTTGACTTTTTGGATAGGATAATAGGTAAGTTACTGTTTTATCGGGAGTAAAGTTAGACCCGGTCCAATATTCAGACCACTGTGAATAATCCGGTCAACTGGCCATGTCTGTGGAGTCTCTAGAACCGGAATTAGGCTTGTGTTAATTCATTTGGAACTCTAGGATTGGTATATTATCTAAATTCCAATTGGCTAATCTCACCTATAAGAGATTGTTAATTATACCTTGTCACATTGCCCCATGTGCTCATAAAGAGGAGTGCATGAAATTACTGCCTTACCCCCTATGGAATAAAAAATCCCTTTTAATCTTCTATGTTGCTGCCCCTCCACTATGTAACGATCTCTTATCCtaactttattaaaaaaaccaCCTTCTATTTGGTATAAGGGTGTGTTTTCAGACTAAGGTGACCTAAACCTAACGCCTATAACCCAAATTTGGCCCAACCATGCACATGACATAATTTATTAGGATACATACTTAGGACTAGGTATCCACTTtcatttccatctttttttatgGATTTGCCATAGCACAAACTAACCCTTACCATAAGAAAACTCTTTGCAACTTATTACTACAGAAAACTCATTACATCATGTTAGGTATCCAAGAAATACACCTAAGATATGAGACATATGATACGATATACTAGGAATTCAGGATTGAAAAAAGATCTATTGAATAGATGAAATAGCTGaatcgattaaaaaaaaaaaaagattaattatCCTCAATCAGGTGGTTTTCACTGAAACACTACCAACAAAGCAACAAACAAATCGATTTTGCTTATTATATCTTTATTgatattgaattattgaataaaCCTGATGccgttttatttatttatcacaTATGGTCATAACAAAAATTGACCCCAACTACCACCTATATCCAATATTGGGACCAGTAAACAAATACTAGAATATGGAAATATGCTAACCTTAACCTCCTCTCGCCCAAGTTTTGGGcgaatcaatatatatatatatatatatatatattttttttttttttttaaggtaaaagtACTACCGTGCATGGTGTATGTTTGACGCACAAAATCTCGGATGGAGACAAAAGCCCATCAAAATGACAAATGCACCCCTTATACTTGACAAATCTTCGAGCAAAGGAATCTCTCAATTTTATTCTTCACCCATCCCACAATATGTACAGACTAGTTTTATTATGgggaaattacatgattacccatttatgggtttgtgtttacaaaattatccacacCATTTTTACTTTAACAAATTTACACAAAAGGAGAATAGGTATTACAATTCTACCCAAAATAGTAACATCCGTACCCATGCCCCTTGTATCCCTATAGGTTAGGCAAATACCTTCCTTCAATCGGTTCTAAGATGTCCGATTTTCGTTCTCACAGGTGTGAGCATAGCAGATAGGTTGGATAATGCTCACCTTCGTAGGAGCACCTGAATACAGAAACGTTGCCGAATGTCCCGTATTGGTACCTAATTTTATCGAATCACCATAGTTCTATCCAAACCATGTTCACATAGCCATGGTTCCCGATACAAAGTATTTCAGACGTTCCATGGCTGCAATTCAATCCTTTCTTGATCATTCTTCTTTCACTTTGTCGCCGCTTAGTCCGTCTCGAAAGAACCCATGGTCCTCCCTGACTCGTTTTCTCAACCATCCCTTCCCTCAATTTTAGTCTTCCAATTTTCTTCCCTCTCATTGTAATCGGATTAAAATCATAATTGATAAGGGAGTTTGGAAATCGAACTCTGCCTTCCATAGACGAAGTACTCAAAGGAAATCTTTGCAGACAATATCATCACAATCTCTTCCGATTTTCCCCCATTGTTTTGGACTATGTTTTCAGGGTATTgattctttccctttccctccaACTTCCCTTAGGGGTTTTCTAGTTTATTTGTTGATCGGATTTGGCTGTAGAAAGTAGAGTTCTCTTTAGTTTTGTTAGAATTTTGAATTACCATTTTGagtttggccttttttttttcttcgttctGAATTTGGAATGTATCTAGTGGGTTGGAGAATACATCTGAGGCCTAGCTATGGCTCATAAGGTTGATCACAAGTACGATTGTCTGTTTTAGATTGTCTTGATAGGAGATTCTGGTGTTAGAAAATTGAACCTTCTTTCTAGGTTTAGTCGTAATGAGTTATGTTTGGAATCTAAATTGACCATCAGAGTTGAATCCACGACTAGGACTATGGAGATTCATTTTGATCTTTGTGATCCCATTTCTGCTCTATTTCGCTTCTCACCATGGTCTTGTTCGTTGTTCatatgtttctattttgtgGGGCCcgaaaataaattagaaatgcATTTGTTGTCTTAATTTCACAAGaagttttcctcttttcttcccaagtGATTAGAGCTTAGCATATACAGGAGAGAAGTTACTCAAATGGTGTTTCTTTGTCGCCTATAATGCAGATGAGGTGTGAACGAAGGAGGTAAAGTGTAAACAGTTTCAGCGACTTGCAGGTTTTCTCCTACTGTTCTTCTAGCGAGGACTTTGGTAGAATATTGGTCATAATTATCCTCCCAGTTGTTTCAACTGTCGTGTCACACACCggtgaaaataaaaattgaacttcTTAGAACCGATTGAAGGAAGGTATTTGCCTAACTTGTAGGGATATGAAGGCATGGGTACGACGGTTACTATTTTGGGTAGAATTGTAATACCAATTCTCCTTTTGTGTAAATTTGTTAAAGGAAAGATgatatgggtaattttgtaaacacaACCCcataaatgggtaatcatgtaatttttccttttattattgaATATTTTTGCTGAACTCATCTCATATTAGAAACAGTTTGGAATCCAACTGATCTGGTTCAGTTTTTAGCTTGGGTCGGTTGTATCCCAGTTTGCTCTTGCTGGACAGGTCAAATCTTGGCCAAACCAGCCTGGTATTGTGGATAAACTTCTGGACCTGAGCTTTACATTTTATTATGGGGAAAAGGGTCTCTACGGCGCCAGTGCCGATGCCGTGCAGTTTCCCACCAAAGAGGGTGTGGGGAATCAAATCGTCCAATAGGGAGGTAATGTGAGAGAGAAAGTGTGGAGTCCACAGGTGGGACGTGAGAGGATGTGTACAAGAATCTATTCACTGGCATCATGGCAATTCTTTTTCCTTATATTCCATGATAGGAGAATCAATGTGCCAAATGATcccctaaaaaaatatattatatatacatCAGACACTAGAGGTCTTCATCTAATGACAGATTGCTTTGCAACAACACTAGAAAATGGTTAGTCATTGTAAAAAAAGAGCATACCCAGCGCATGAGGTTTCCGCCACCACAGAGTCCGGggagattaaaaaataaaataaaattagatttTGGTTAGGTTCTGATCCATCATCTTCTAAGGGAAGTCTTCAATCCGTAACAGTAGGCTTATGGAAcattggggggagggggtatCTATGTTACCTTTGAATTCTGCTCATAGTGTCTCTCATTTGGACTTCTTCCTTTGGTCCTTGTTGCTTCTTGCCTCATAATCTAGGGCCTCTGGTATTGATTTTTGGGGTCCCCACTCCCTTTTCTAGTTTCAGATTTGGGGCTCTCCCcctttgtttgttttctttcacTTCTTTTGAATAAAATTGATGTGAACcattaaaaagagagaaagtgaaagGTTCCCTCATGGTGGGCAGCTGTTTCTCCCATGTGAATTGCTCATTTGGCCAATCTTAAGTGTTAAATAGATCATGGAGCAAGGTGAGAGAGAACAGATGGATTCTTTTATCATGGTCTGTGGTGCCTGCCTCTGCAAGATAAAGGCAAGCTTATGTGGTCAAGGGTGCCTTTTGCTGTGGTTTGGGGATAGTAGACAGAAGGTGTGACATGAGAATTTTTTAAAGACAGAGACATCTACACAGCAGATATTCAGGTATGAAGCTAGCTCTTTGATAGTTACTTGGGAAAAGGTTCCTAAAGAATCAATGAGTGTTTTCATAGTTTTGAAGAGAAACTCTGAGACTGATGAAAGGATAGGAAGTAAGAATTTGGGTTTCAAATATTTGCTAATGATTAAGTTATAACATATTATCTCTTACAAGAAAAAGTGATTTCCATACTCTGAAAGACAGAAGTAGCCATGATCCTATGACCCATTTGTGAGTAGTTAAAGCTAGGATTTAGTATTGGTCATTTTTCTGTGTTCCTAAAGAGACTATTTCTGCGTGCCTAATGCAAAAGAGACTCAAATTGAAACATGGACTCCTGCAGAAAAAGGCAATACCACTGGcttttttaagttttctaatGGGTAAGGATGACGGTAAGCCAAGGTAAGACTTCCCTTGGGGAGACCTATTCAAATTCATTCAAGTGTCCAAGGCTTCACTTCTTAGTAGTTACATATGCTTCATCTCATCCAGATTCTCAATAGCAACTCCAGATGTtttatcaaaaaggaaaaaactccAGATGTACAGAGTAGCAAAAGGTTTCTAGGGTGGGGGGAGTTTAAATTACAGAGATCCATCGCTCTTTGATGCTGGTCTgagatagatgaagaagaaaaaaatcttagTGCTCTAGTCTTGTTGAGGAAATGTCAAAGGGGTCTTACTGACTTGTGAGAGGATAAAACCAAACTCCCATGAGAAATCAATGTTACTTACACTGCAGACCGAAAGAGGAAATCattcagaagagagagaaggtgaaTAGATATGAACATTTCAAATCTTTCTATGCTATAATAGAAATTGAAGTAATTCATTCACTCAAAAATGTGTAAAGTACATACCTTAACATAGACTTGGTCAAAAAATAGTCCTACTTGGGCTAGAACTAATTTCTACTCCCGATACAACCATGATCCATGCTGCTCATTCTGATTACAGgacgtacccagtgcacaaggtttCAGCCATTgcggggtctagggagggtcataatgtatgcagccttacccccacttcacAGAGATGCTGTTTCCAAacttgaacccacaaccacCATGCCAAGCCGTTGCTCATTCTGATTACAATTAACAAAAAAGCTGCTCATTCTGCTTACAattaacaaaaaagaagaaatcaataTGATCCATGCTGCTCATTCTGCTCCAATACAACCATTATCCATGCTGTTCATTCTGCTttcaattaataataataataataataaaaccaaataaatcatACAGAAAAATGCATCCAATAATCAGCCAAAGCACTAATTATTACATTAATCACACTGACTACTCGTCTTTTGAGAAACTGCTTTAGCCACCAACCAATCACTGTTGGATTGTGCAGATCTTTTAGAGAAGAACTCTGAAATGTAGTTTGAAAAAGGACCAGAAACAAAGAATTATGGCTCTGATTCATTATATTCTTGGCTACATTTATTAAACAAGCCATCCAGTTTGATTAGGACAGCATCCACTTAGGTCTGATCCATTTAGTGGACAAGCAATGGTGATGATTATCCATAACATTCTAAGGAAACGTGAATGGTATTCTTCTTGGATTAAATCATCACTTTCAAAGAAATTGATGGACCAATAAAGGCTACAAATAAAAGCTATGGCTCTGACTTATTTTATTCATGGCTAGAATTATTTAACAAGCCTTCCAGACACACATATTCAAAGACTAGGACACCATTCCCTTAAGTCTGACCGGAGACCGGCAATAGCAGTTATGACCTATGCTATTCTAACAAAAAGTGAATGGATTCCCAAAAATATCATATTGGATTAAACTATGAGCTATGTATAGAAGTTCGGAGTTTGAATTTCACAAACAGGAAGATAAAGAAAACGTAGTAGTAGTAAAATCATGGTTTAAAAACTGGAATCAGACATGGGATCTACCTTCACTAATTCTAATCGGATTGGAATCAGTCGTAATCGGCTGCAAATCAGCCTAGAAAATGGAATGGGAAGAAgcaaatcatagttgtcaaggaaaCTAGACAACCGAAGGTGTTGGAAGGGAGCTTAGGCGACAAGGCACCACTTAGGCGTGCATTAATGACATATGTAATATAgtaatgataattttatatataattaaatttgaatgcaacatagaagccatatcaatgcaatatgatataattatgctagtaacAGCCTAATATGAGAAAcccaacatataataaacaaagcataggatataatataagaatatcttcaaaaaaaaaaaaaagagtaaatatAATTCAAAGTAAACTCAAGCACGCTGTTACCCTTTCTTTAGGAAGTGTAATAGTTTGGGTATTATGAAGCATGTAGTATTGATGATATCATCACTTAATAGCCATTCCTCATGGACAGGGACGATAGATAGAATCTTTCAgattaggggaggggagtgatatttttcaAACTAGCTTGGGGGAAAGTGACATTACGACCAAGTACAGGAGGAAGTGATATTTCCTCTTAATTTTTTGGGGTCTTTGATTCAAAAGTCTTATAGATCTAGCTACAGGAGGTCGGTGCTAttgattttctgttatttattgattaaaagaatgaaaatagtagaaaataaatatctaaGTGCACTAGTGGCCAATTCAAAAAGGGGGATTTGAGAATCAGGCATAATCAGAATCAGGTTTGGTCAATTCTGAGCTGATTCAAATGATTCCAATATTATTTCTAAACCTTGAGTACAATTTAAAGCCTTGCATCTATTCTATGACATTTGAAGTGCAGTGCTAACTGAACACTTGTGGTGTTACCTATTAAAACATCGACTACCTCAACTAACATTTTTAGTTCCTGCCAAGCCTTAAACCTTAGAACTCAAGGCTGAGAGAATGATTAACATACCAGAGAGGCTACAGAGTGGCAAGCAATTTATAGTATAAAAGCTAGATTATATTTCTATAAACCAAAAGACAGTCCATCTTGATTACTGGATCCATACAGGGCTCAAGGACAGGGGACCTTCTAATGTTTTGACTACGATGAGATAGAGAATGGCCCCCTCTATCAAAAAGATGGGTAGCTCAGCAGATGGTAGCCTTGCGGAGAGGGTTCCAAAAACATTTAGGATCACTGCTTGGAGCAATAAGCTTAACACATGCAAGTCTGGACAATGGATTAGCAATCTGCCACTTTTGTCCACTATGCTATCTCTCctaattaaagcaacggattcGAATTACTATGCCACAGTGTCATATGAAGTAAGaattaataattgataaaagtatttcaaattcaaaatttaaaatgaattatcAATTCATATTCAATAATATTATCACCTTAATTAGTTTCAATGTATTGTAGAAAAAGGGCGTATCCACtacctagtgcatgaggctcctgccatTGCAGGGtatggggagggtcataatgtacgcagccttacccccgcttcacggagaggctgtttcctaacTCGAACCTATTACCACTTGGTCACTACGGAGCAAACTTATtgttgcaccaaggtccaccctctACTTTCAATATATTGTATATTGTGACAACTATTAATCTacttaatttatattttcaagaACTGGACCCTGACAACACAACCAATCGAGATCTTATTCTACGATAATAGATAAGATATGAGGAAACCCATTCCTGCAAAGGACGAACACAGGAAGGTGAGTATAGGAAACTTAAACACATTTGActcataaaatatattttatttatagtaaTATGAATGGAAGAAGACAAGACTTCACTAATTAGACCATAAATAATCTCTTAGAAATAATTTAAAAGAATGGAATGCAAAAAGCAAGGTAGTAGGAATGAAAAATTGTGCTTCCAATCCTTACACATGAATCATAACTTGTAATATGTCTGAAATTTTTTGCTCAATATTTACCTACTTTTCACTGAAaatggtatgcccataagggcTGGCAACATACTAATCCACGAAATTGTATGTCAACAAAATTTAAGAAGTTATGCCATGTATTGTCAACATATACTAAACCACGAAAGTGCTTCGAATGCACTCCAGCATTGTCAACAAATTGAGATATAGCACACACAAATAAGCCAGACAATGGTTTGTACAGCACATCAAAGCCACATACAAGCCCTGCTTAGAATCATGTGGCCACCTGGCAGATTGACAAGGTGTATTGTATTAAACATTTTGAAAATTACAGCAGCTAATTGATCTATCCACTATTCTTTTCTTGGGGATTGGTTGTGCAGTGATAAGGACTAAAGATTGAATTAGCAATTAGAGGCAGCAGGAATAGCAATCCATAATCCAAAATTCAATTGTAGAGAATGATTTTACACTGAACAGACTGAGTAGTAGATAATTAAACAAACTTTTTTACCTTAACTTGTAAAACAGTACAGATGATGGCAATCTGTCAAACATTTAAGAGCATAACACTATACAAATTACAGGAATTACAAGTAATTGTTACAATTTCATCATAATGGAACAACAAAAGCATAGctaaattcatttcctcattttcttcagGAAGATAAGCTTCAGAAAATTAGCGGCCAGAAGGCGGTCGGAGTGTACAAATTACAGAAGTGAAGAAGGAGGCTCAATTCAATTTGATTGCTAGAGGGATGACGAACTTCTTTCAATGTTCCTACCTGACAGAGATGATGAAACTCCCATGGCTtgaaatgatgaagatgaggaggcAACTGGGACTGAAGTTGCAAAAGTGGAGAGGCCACTGACAGTACTGCTGACATTCATGCTGTTGCCACTCACAGACCCTTCCGTTGTGGCCTTTGGCGCTGGTGGTTTCTCAGTTGCTGTAACACCTTCCAGCATCTGCACCACTTTCCCCATCACCGGCCTCTGAGATGGCTGCTCCTGGATGCACCAGAAGCTAACCTGAATTGCTCTGATCGCTTGCTCCATATCCATCCCGTGTTCAGCCAGTCTTTTATCAACAATGTTCTCTACATTTCCCCTATCAAACTCttcatatgcccacaaagaaaatttcttccGACCTGTATCTTCAGAGACTTCGAAATTCCTTCGCCCACTCACTATCTCCAACAACACCATACCGTAGCTGTAGACATCAGATTTGGAAGTTATTGGAAGGTTGGCAAGCCACTCTGGTGCCAAATATCCTCTCGTTCCTCTGACACTTGTTATGGTCCGATACCTATGGTCTTTTGGATTTATAAGCTTTGCAAGGCCAAAATCTGAGACCTTGGCATTATAGTTATCATCCAAAAGAATATTCTCTGGCTTTATGTCACAATGGACAATGCAGTCCCGACACTCTTCATGAAGGTAGGTGATTCCCCTTGCAGTCCCAAGCGCGATGTTGAACCGAGCCTCccaatccaacaatctccccgaTGGCTCTTCTGAAGTGAAGAGAAAGTTATCAAGGGATCCATTTTTCATGAACTCATAAACCAACAGCCTGTGACGACCTTCAGAGCAGAACCCAATCAACCTCACCAAATTCAAATGGTGAGTACTACTTATGGTTGCAACCTCCATCCTGAACTGCTTTTCTCCTTGCTCAATCCCTTCAAGTTGCTTCACTGCAACCATGGTTTTATTGGCAAGAATCCCTTTGTATACAGCCCCAAACCCTCCTGCTCCAAGCTTCTCCTTGAACCCCTTAGTGGAGCGCTGGAGCTCCTTATATGAAAACTGGACTGGTGCACCAGAAGCATATTCAAGAAGTGCATACTGAGTCGACAATCTGCCAAACTTGGGGCTGTTCCtacagcaccaccaccacagtCCTCCCTCCAAAAGGACCAAGCCCAGCAGAGTACCTGCAACCACAAGAAGGACTACCCATGGGGGCAACTTCCATGCCATACTACCACCTGCACCGTCGGATGGAGGCGGGTTTGGGATTGCTGGACCACAGACCTTTACAAAAGAAGTACTGGGAAGCGCCGGTGAAACATACCCACTAATGAAGTTTGAAACTTTAATGTAACACTCGCCCGTTCCATCAGCTAGGGAGGTGGATGCCGTGCATGGTCCCTGAAGGCAATTCAACGAACAAGCAAAAATCCCAACATAGAAGACCTGGCTAGAGATCTCAGGAGGGTAAGTCAGGAACTGGGCATGGTCCAATTGCAACATGGTAGCGCTATCAGGGCAAGTTTCAAGCCCCACCTTCCTCTGACACCCCTTTCTGCTATCATTCGGATCCACAAGAGCAAAATTCTCAGATGGGCAACCACAAATAGGGGTTGTATCATTATAGGTACAGATGCCCATGTTACCACAGTACCCAAAAATCCGACACTGATCTGCGAAAGCAGCCCATCTCTCAACATCCACACCAGAACTCCTAGTAGAGCTATAAATCCTTAAATTCCCATCAGAATCCAACTTCAGAAACCTAAGAACATCGGTACCCTCTCCATAATCACTGCTATAAACCATAATCGCAGGGGCAGAAAGCGTGGGATCATAAAGCGTAACAGTTCCAATAGATTGGATGGTCAAAC is drawn from Macadamia integrifolia cultivar HAES 741 chromosome 7, SCU_Mint_v3, whole genome shotgun sequence and contains these coding sequences:
- the LOC122084341 gene encoding probable ion channel SYM8 isoform X3, with product MPRSDGDSSSDVSPSVGLFSDNSSSADRIFFSGNSIFGDSLDRRRGRISGRNGLNLESHTLPAHRGWFPWSSDAGSIEVADRVSDEMKPKLVQTPKSSSSSASASSPFTTCLDRSTRHINSSLVFRLVIVICIVTVLYTVSLRIQIADLQGEISRLCTGNSVVGPDNTRILQPQVCSSFSYSGSGGGRTVALYTVVLMLMTPFIFLKYIDHLPRLMTTTRRSKNCEEVPLKKRIAYRVDVFFSVYPYAKLLALLFAIVLLIGVGGLALYAVGECSLSEALWLSWTFVADSGSHVNRVGIGPRIVSVSISSGGMLIFAMMLGLVSDAISAKVDSLRKGKSEVIEMNHILILGWSDKLGSLLKQLAIANKSIGGGVVVVLAERDKEEMEADITKLEFDFMGTSVICRSGSPLILADLKKVSVSKARAIIVLATDENADQSDARALRVVLSLTGVKEGLKGHIVVEMSDLDNEPLVQLVGGELIETVVAHDVIGRLMIQCALQPGLAQIWEDILGFENAEFYIKRWPQLDGLRFEEVLISFADAVPCGVKVAAKGGMIMLNPDDDYVLEEGDEVLVIAEDDDTYAPGPLPEIHRGFFPNIFIPPKFPEKILFCGWRRDIHDMIMVLESFLAPGSELWMFNEVPEEERERKLTDGGLDLRGLVNLKLVHREGNAVIRRHLENLPVETFDSMNLWRTQLRILTHDLCLLFS
- the LOC122084583 gene encoding G-type lectin S-receptor-like serine/threonine-protein kinase At1g34300, with amino-acid sequence MLEPTILLLVLISFVFPLLYTLVCANISPGATLTPSNSNNKWVSPNGTFSLGFISITSANSPSFAAAISYYGIPVWKAGGDSGTVDSNGVFQFRQNGDLRLLNGNGSVVWESGTANRGITTATLDDSGNLSLMNVSATVWSTFDNPTDTILPTQNFSTAMVLQSGLYSFNLLSSGNLTLKWNNSIVYWNQGLNSSYSNLTSPSLTIQSIGTVTLYDPTLSAPAIMVYSSDYGEGTDVLRFLKLDSDGNLRIYSSTRSSGVDVERWAAFADQCRIFGYCGNMGICTYNDTTPICGCPSENFALVDPNDSRKGCQRKVGLETCPDSATMLQLDHAQFLTYPPEISSQVFYVGIFACSLNCLQGPCTASTSLADGTGECYIKVSNFISGYVSPALPSTSFVKVCGPAIPNPPPSDGAGGSMAWKLPPWVVLLVVAGTLLGLVLLEGGLWWWCCRNSPKFGRLSTQYALLEYASGAPVQFSYKELQRSTKGFKEKLGAGGFGAVYKGILANKTMVAVKQLEGIEQGEKQFRMEVATISSTHHLNLVRLIGFCSEGRHRLLVYEFMKNGSLDNFLFTSEEPSGRLLDWEARFNIALGTARGITYLHEECRDCIVHCDIKPENILLDDNYNAKVSDFGLAKLINPKDHRYRTITSVRGTRGYLAPEWLANLPITSKSDVYSYGMVLLEIVSGRRNFEVSEDTGRKKFSLWAYEEFDRGNVENIVDKRLAEHGMDMEQAIRAIQVSFWCIQEQPSQRPVMGKVVQMLEGVTATEKPPAPKATTEGSVSGNSMNVSSTVSGLSTFATSVPVASSSSSFQAMGVSSSLSGRNIERSSSSL